The window aaagccagaaatggagttggggtcaattggtagagctctagccttgaggagaaaagctcagggacagcatccgagccctaagttccagccccaggaccagcacacaaacaatataaaataaatagctTGAGTGGGGCACTAGTGGATCACCCCTGAGAGCGAAGAATGATGGTTCAAAAACCAAtgagggaagaaaaatccatgagactccaattaactagcaaaacaccCAGAAGTAGAGACGTGGACCAAAAGGCAGATCAACATTCTTGAATTTTAAATAGGCTAAGTAAgattatgaggccctgagttcaagccctagtactggcaccgcctccccccccccccaaaaaaaaggtggGAATAATGGAGAAAACAAGAATaactaaacaagaaaaatatcagGTACTGAAAAACACCATTaagaatataatttattataatggAATAACATCATAGTATTAAAAGAGACTTTATTGGGAAGGTCTCAGTCCTGGTGTTGTTGTGCCAGGTTGAACAGGAAAATGTTTAATGACCCACTACCCACTCTACCCACTAGATCCCAGCTGTCAATCCTTCCATTTGGGACAACAAAAATGGCTCAAGACTTTTCCAAGTTCCCCTAGAGATGCTTCCCATTACCTAGGGAGGAAGCAAGAAGAAATGACTCTCAGTTGACAACTCTGTGGTTAGAATCACTAGATGACAGCTTTTAGCTCCAAGTTTTTATCAACATGATATCAGAGTACAACAGATATGCACTGCCACTTCTACCACCCTTTGTAACTGCAGGTGCCATCTTTCCCTGTGCCCAGCTGTAAAACTCACAGAGCCACTCACCTCAATAACATTCCAAATCTGTGTCAGGGGAATTGACAACATCACCAGACACCATAAAGTAGATGACAAGGTGTCCTGAACTATTGACGTAGTGAAGAAATTCGATGAACAGGCCTTCTAAACTGTTACCCGGAGGCTGACAGGAACAGTATACAGTCTGCCCACATGAAAGCACTTGTCAATGGCTATAAAAGATAATCCATTGCCATGGCAGGAAATAAACACTgcaataaatttcaaaaaaaaagaaaaaaaaatgaggaagaagaggttTAAGGAATAGCAGAAAATCTCAGTGAGACCATGTTCAACTCATAAAAGGGGAGAGAGCTATGTAGGTCTTGACAGATGTAGAGAGGCAATGACCTTGACTTGACATTGGTGGTAGACAGGAGGCCATTAGGACGTTGCTGTGGATATTTCAAGAGGTTCTATGCAATTGTGTTGAGACAGATCATCTCTCCTTTATCAAAATTACTTCCAGTCAagtgtcaatggctcacacccataatcctagctactcaggaagctgagatctgaggcccatggtttaaagccagccaaaagcagcgaagtctgtgaaactctcatctccaattaccagcacaaagctgaaagtggagttgtggctcaagtagttcagCATTGGCCtcaagcaaaaagctaagggactgcacctagggtctgagttcaaaccccagtaccagcactaaatgaatgaatgaataaataaataaataatttaaaaatacttttgtctTTAATTCAATCTACAGAAAAATTTTGTTTGGAATCTACTAATCTACTAAATATCTCCATCTTCCTTTATTTGTGTTAAAGTTTGAAAGCATATttatataggattttttttttttttgctaccagtcctagggcttgaacccacgACCTGCAGGCTGCCTCTGAGCTGCTTTGCTTAAAGCTACTGCACTGCCCCTGAAGCCACAGCGCTacgtccagcttttttagtgattaattggaaataagggtgccatagtctttcctgcccagcctgaccttccttccctgggctatccaaccatggtcctcagatctcagcctcctcagtagctaggattgcaggtgtgagccaccagcatccagcactcCACAGGAGATTTCTGAACACAATATTTCATGTGctggaagaaatagttttaatGAGCATAAGAAAGAATCTTCAAAGTGATGGATATGACAAATTAATTGGTTGTCATGAATTAAAACGATATTCTTACAGACTTGTTTTTAATAGAGAATTGATTTGATCCTCTATTATTATCTTTCAAAGTTATCTGCTTTACTTATCTACCACATTGATAAAatctaaagaaacaaaatacaggaAACTTCGGGGCACATGACATCATTTGCATAAACAAACCATTCTTGTTTTTAAGAATTGGTCACAGAATTCCTTTAAGACAGGTGTCTCTCTATGCAGTCATAGGGCCTTGAATACTATAGAAGCAGATAGGCTTCTTGGGTTCAGGTTGAGCTCTCttgaatatagtcataatattcaacataCATACGtggaaatggagccaggtaacttgagaggatggatggggttggaagaaataagggagaaagatggaaaggatGGCACTGATCAAAATGTGTTGTACTCATAGAGCATTATGTTTAACTGAAACCccttaaagatgatgatgatgaagatgaagaaggagggggagggggaggggagagggggaagaggtgCTTTTGGTGGGAAAGCATGGCAGCAGGTTTTGAAGGCCATGGCAGTTGACCCTCTGAAACACAAGTGCACAGAGGAGTCTCCAAATTGGTATAGCCATCCTCATACCGTTAAGTCCTTGATCCTTTACTTACTTAACAGGATTTGTGGCCTTTACCTGGCTGTATTGAGAGCTTACTGTCAATCACTTTCccctttttgaaaaaaaacatgCAGAGAATCACAAAACTAATAAGTGGGTAGATCTAGTGCTTCAGAATTCCAATTACACATCCAATATTCTTCTACTCTCTGCTTAATATTTAAAGGAATTTCTGAATACAAAGCATATAAATCACCCAACTGATCCCAGGCCCAGTTCATAAATGGAAAGTAATAAATGCCTTAAAATTCCCAGAGAAGTTGTGTTTCTGATGAGGATTTGAAATGgtacaaaaggagaaaaagataatATAGAAGGCCTTCATTTCTCTATGTAGCaataggaagaggaggggtggggaaaaGGTGTAAAGAACCCACTAAATGAACCAAATTCTAGAAAGAGATGaacagggagacacagagagtTCCACATGAAGCAGATGTCCAGTGTGACAAGAGACAAAAATAATTATGCAAGCCAGTAATCCTCTACTTCTAGGAATTCTTTTGAGAAAGTCACACACCTAGTTACAAGAGGCAGAATTGGGAGGTACAAGACACTGAAGCTGTTTTGAAGGGAAAAAAGATGATGGCTTTTCTAAGAGATATGTAAAGATGAAAAACAATGTAACTACCAAACTGGGGAACATGAAAGCTGTTGTTGTTTGGACAGGTGAGTGCTGGGGAGTTCCTTGGTCATACACAGTTCCTTGGTGAGGAGGCATGTCCACAGCACAGCCTGGGCTTCCTCACAATATGGCTGCCAGGTTCCAGGAGCAAGTATCCCACAGgaacaagaaatggaaaccacCGCCTCCTGTCAGTAAGAAGCATCCGACACCTGGGCACAGAGTCAGCCTCCTGTTTTCCTACATGTGGTGGAGGCTGACTTTGGGAGAActgtagttccaggccagctgggcAGAGAAGTTATCAAGATTCCACCTCCATGGAAAGAATCTGGGTGTGGTGGGCCTGGCACTGGCCATCTTAGCCCCGGCCAGGACGCCTAACATAGACCCATGGCATAACCAGGAATCCTAAAAATGAGTGCGTCACCATCCCAACCCGCTCCCAGGCAGAGAGCAAAGCCCAatctcaaaaatacaaaaataaccaccaccaagaacaaaacaacacaagaaaATGGCGGGGTGGGAACGTGGCCTCGTGGTACAGTGcgcgcctagcatgcatgaagccctgggttcgattccccagtaccacatatatagaaaaggccagaagtggcgctgtggatcaagtggcagagtgctagccttgagcaaaaggaagccagggacagcgctcaggcgccgagttcaagccccaggactggggaaaacaaACCTGGAGGTATGAGTCggcggcagagcacctgcctatgccgaggaagcatgaagccttgggtttaagAACGTGCATCTCACATATCTACACGTTTAGAGGCCTGTTATTCATTTATAGGGCCTGTACTTATTCCGACATACGTCCACATACACGCACAGACGTGTATGGACACGAACCGCGCACCACCCACTCCCGCTCCGCCATGGAAAGGGGCGGACAGACGTCGGTTTCGTTGGCTAATTGACGTGCTTACTGTCAAAGTGGCGCACGGAGGGCGGAGTCACCGCTGCCGACGTCAGgctccgccctccctcctcccgcggAGGGGGAgcctgagggggcggggccggggcgggcacgTGACGTGGTACGTGATGGGGACGTGACGGGGCACGTGACGGGGCGGGTTGACGCAGGGTCATGTGACGGGGGCACGTGGTGCGCGGGCACGTGGTGCGCGGACACGAGACGCACGGCGCGCCGGCCTTCGCGGGCCGCGCAAAGCCTCGGGCTGTcatggcggcggcggtggcggcggtggcggcgcggGTGCGGCCCGGAACGACGTGGTGGGCCCTGGCGATCTGGCGGATGCTGttgctggcggcggcggcgggattGGCGCGGGCGGCGCCCCACGTGCCGCTGGTGCTGTGGTCCAGCGACGGCGCCCGCTGGGCCCCCGCGGCCCGCGCGCACGAGGGCCACGTCGCCGGCCACGCCCAGCTGCCCGCCTTCCTGGACCCGGCCCTGGAGCGGGGCCCGCGCACCGTGCTGCTCTTCCTGCGGGACCGGCTGAGCCTGGAGGACTTCACGGCCCACGGGGGCGTGTTGGCCCACCTGAAGCAGGCCTTGGCGCTCGCCCCCTCCTCGCTGGTCCTCCCGGCCGTCGAGTGCTCCGCCGTCGGTGCCCTCACCGCCTACCTGCAGGACAAGCTGGGGGCCGGGCCCCTGCACCTGGACCCGGACGCCCTCGGGGGGCTGAAGCTCAGTGCCAgccgccctgccctgctgctgctccgCTTGCCCCAGCCAGCCGGCTCCCATCCGATCGCGCCCAGGGATGTCCTCAGGGACAACGATGAGGCCATCGGGCGAGTGCTGGACAGGCTCCGATCTGAAGATGTCCCTTATACGGCCATCCTCACGGCAGTGCACCCTTCCGGGGTGACCCCCGACGGAGGCATGGTGGCTGGTGGCTTAGGACGCCAGCTGCTTCAGACGCAGCCAGCAGCGCCCGTCGTGATCCATCCCCCGGTGACTTTTAACGACACTG is drawn from Perognathus longimembris pacificus isolate PPM17 chromosome 10, ASM2315922v1, whole genome shotgun sequence and contains these coding sequences:
- the LOC125357870 gene encoding V-type proton ATPase subunit S1-like, encoding MAAAVAAVAARVRPGTTWWALAIWRMLLLAAAAGLARAAPHVPLVLWSSDGARWAPAARAHEGHVAGHAQLPAFLDPALERGPRTVLLFLRDRLSLEDFTAHGGVLAHLKQALALAPSSLVLPAVECSAVGALTAYLQDKLGAGPLHLDPDALGGLKLSASRPALLLLRLPQPAGSHPIAPRDVLRDNDEAIGRVLDRLRSEDVPYTAILTAVHPSGVTPDGGMVAGGLGRQLLQTQPAAPVVIHPPVTFNDTVPRILFWAQNFSVAYRDQWEDLTSSTFGVQKLNLTGSFWNDSIAGLSLTYKQLFGTRVTFKFILTNRFYPVSARRWFAMERLEIHTNGSVNHFNASQVTGPDLYSFHCGYVSSLQKYGGLLVAAKEPSLWQVTLKDFQIQAFNLTGERFSYASDCAGFFSPAIWMGLLTSLIMVLIFTYGLHMILSLKTMDRFDDHKGLPISLTQIV